The nucleotide window TATCATTATTTCTTGTATTGGAAACATACCTTACTTGTGCTCAGGATGCTTGGAAAGATGTCAGCtttatatatctctctctcctctctctccttccttctgccaaagtgaaatttgacCGTTTGGTTGGGGGGAAAGTGAGGGAGAAGTGGCATTCATTCATGGGGCCACCTGCAGGGTGGGGCCCTTTTGCAGCCCTGGACCCACTGCATGATTCTATTGGTGTCCATCAATCTGCAGTACCCAGTAAACTCATGTGGCATCATGGCAtgtcattatttatatatatatattttttaccaCTTGTAGTTCAACAGAATGTGATTTTTACAACCAGTTGAAATTAACCCTCATAATAAAGTAAGAAGGAAACTTCCCACATTCAATGAGACACatgcaaagaaagaaagaagtgtGAAAAACATTAACAATGGTGGATCTCCCTCTCTGCTCTGCTCAAACAGAGATTACATTTCCCAATGCatcatctctttctttctctctccgtatttttttctttcttgtcatGGTGTTTGTTTGCCTGCCAGGCTTAAATGTCTCTCCATGTGCATTTCAATACATCCTTCCTCTCCTCCAACTTTAGGACAAGTCAATTTCACATTAAATTGTTAATGCATTCACAAATTCAATACAGAGATACTTGTCCCAATGGAAACTACCTCTCCACCAGTCACCCATAATAATGTGTAGGCCTCAACCATAACAAGGACTCTGCATTTGTCAGttcacaaaacaaatttttttttaattacataaatataaataataataaaaaatgaaaaagttatTCTTTTCACctgttttcagattttggaagACTTAAAGAGTAAGGTTATATACaaaaagcaaagaagaaattattatGATCATATGGTAAAAGCACCAATATTGCTTCAATGGTAAGAATTTTATATCTGGAAAGGAAGCTGCATGCATAGCACAGCATAGCATCTCTTGCTTTGCTACAAACTTTGTCCACTAAATTGCAAGTATACCTAAACCCTTGCCCTTGACAAGGCATATTTTACTGTTTGTATTAGAATTAAGTGGCCAAGTTTAAAATCAAGATGTTGCAAATCTCAACTAGCTAAGAGCAGTTATTCTTGCACTCGACATCATGTGTTTGAATCTCTCCTTTCTCGATAACACTCgtgtaaaaatgaaaaaatccaaGATGTCACGTGCAACTTaccaagagaaagaaaaaaaaaaacagaaaagaaagtaAGGTGTCCTTAATAAGTGCTTTTATTAAAGCATAAAAGCACTTTCATGTTAAGTGTTTAAACCCACAAGTTATGAGTTATCCATCCACttacaaattttgtttctatGGTGGAAAAAAAGGTTACAAAAGATTTTGTGGTTTCCTAGACTTCAGTAGATTCATGGGTTTTCAGaacattctttctttctttgtcgTCCAGCAGAGACTTTACTATTAATCCACGGACTTCATAAAGGTAAAAGTGGGCTTATGGCCTATAACTGGCCCAAGTCCAAACGGTTAAGTCCAATTGGCTTGACCCCCCTTGTCAGGCATGGGCTCGtcaaagttttatttattatttattattttaaatttattttattgttacaAGTGATAATTagtctaaattaatttaaccGAAAGAGGGATTCGAACTCGGGTATacaatatgtatatttttgtaTTCTTAATTAAATCTGCCAATTTAATTAAAGTAGAGATTAATTCTATCTTACCTCAAATGGATACACCTATACATGTCAAAAGTCACAAATAAAACATGTGGTTTAGAGCATTTTCACTGCACCAACCTAGCCCAGGCAAAACGTTCCTTAGGCCTCAAAATCCATTTCCAGGGCCCAATTCTTGCCAGGGTAAGAAATGCTCCTGCACAGCTTATGCAAATTTGGATATCAGGGATGGAGGAAGTGAGTGACCTGATTGATATATaagaaatttcaaagaaaatgggcaagatatatataattattagaATGGTAGCATCAGAACTAGGTATGGAGCCATCTCAAATCTCAAAAGTTAGTGTTtaatgtaaatttgaaaagaaaacaagagaaaaagaaacatcttTGGACATGAAACACCCAATTGGGAGTTATGCACCTCTTAATGATCATgcacaaaaaattatagtcaAAACATAACAAACTCAAAGATTGTTACTTGTCAACGGATCTAGCCTAGTAGAAAAGggccttgacttgcagaccaGAGGTCTCAGGTTCAAACTCCAATGGCACCtttgtagtgtgtgtgtgtgtgagaaaccccccTCAACTTGTAGTTTAGACAATCGCTTGTATTCACAAAGGTTGTTACTCTATAAGTTTGGCTTTTGACACAATTAGCAAACTCTAGCTTCTCACTTTTTTGgctttcaaatatatttcatGCTATACAACAGTCAGTGACTCAGTGCTAAACCTGTTAAATCCAATGTGAAGAAAGTGTGAATCATAGTAGGCACTATGGTGTCATCTCCTGGACTCCTCCTGAGTGtagctctgttttttttatgttggGAAGAAGCAGCACCAGAAAGATGGTAAGTTGTTTTCTAGTCTTCTACCCCTCAGTTTTCGTATAGGACACAGATAGAGAGCAACTTGggttatttgaaaatttaactACAATGGCCccttgttttatatatatacaaagatATGACATGATGTTAAATTAGTGTTTTAGAGTTGGAAAAAATGAAATGTGTGTCAAATTATTGGACAGCACCTCCCCAGTTGGAGACGCTCTTATTCATACTTCCCTTGGGCATTTGTCTATTGAGGTCAAATGTGAGGTTCACAacttgagaagaaaaagaaaaactgaaaGAGGAGAGCAAAGGGATGGGAAGACTCGAACAATAATGCCAAAGAGTAtacaaatcagaaaattgcAGCTTCCTTTGAGTGAGGGAATTGGATGAGAAGACTTGTTCAAATTTGGTATATTTGATTATGGAAGAATGACCGAGTGAGTAGACCAGTTCTTGGATCATCCAAAATGACACTAGTTTCAAATAATGTTGTCTCCAAGATGACCACGAAATgaatttttagatttttctaCTAGAGGAACGATCCATTCTTAACTAAATTTAAAGGCAGTCTACATTTGATTGAGGAGAATTTTCTCCATTTCACGCTGGAGAAAATTTAGTTTATTTGCATTCAATCATGCATCTAAAATTAGTTTCATATTGTTGACAATGTATCGATAACGTGTTGACAATGATAAGCGATATGAATTCTGCTCCAGTTGTGAAAGGGGATCCCTGATGAGAGTCAATGAATTTCTTTTAGCAGGCAATTCATCCCAAGAAAATGACAGGGTACCAAATCAATACAttcaaagtgtaaaatattgagGAACTAGAAGATGATTGACTGCTTGCATTGCTAACTATACAATAGTGGTCAATAAATaggaattatatatattatcacaGAGTCTTTGTGAAAGTGAGATCTAATCTCACAAACTATAGCAAGGGCCTAAGGAGAACCAACCAATGAGGTCTTCCAAATTCCACAAAAAAGCAGCTCAGTGCCATAGAAATTTTTAAGAAAGAGCTCATATATGAATGGctggaaaattgaaaatccaGGGAAGGCTTTTATATAATATGTGGTTGCATCTTTTGTGCTCCTCTTTGCTGCTCATCACAACAGCAATAATAGTTTCCACAGCAGAAGACACAAGCACATTTCAGTCCATTGCAGATGGTGAGACCGTAGTTTCGACAGGGGCAACCTTTGAGCTTGGATTCTTCAGCGCCGGTGCTTCAAAAAGCCGGTACGTGGCGATATGGTACAAGAAGATACCGGTTGCCACCATTGTATGGATTGCCAACAGAGACACACCCCTCACAGGTTCATCAGGTGTACTCAAGGTAAGCAGCCCTGGAATTCTTGTCCTTGTTGACCAAAAGAACACTACAGTTTGGTCTTCCAACACATCAAGTTCTGCACAGAATCCGGTGGGAAAACTTTTGGATTCGGGAAATCTTGTTGTGATAGATGGCAATGATCATAATGACACTGAGAAATACTTATGGCAGAGTTTTGATTACCCAGGTGATACATTACTACCGGGTATGAAGCTTGGTAGGAACAAAATCACAGGTTTCAATTGGCATCTTACACCATGGAAAAGCCCCCAGGATCCTTCTCCAGGAAATTATACATATCAGCTTGGACCTGATGGATACCATGAATTAATTGTGAGGGAGGGTTCTGTTATAAAGTATCGGACTGGACCATGGAATGGGATCCAATTTAGTGGGATGCATAATTTAAATTCAGACCATACAAACACATATGGTTTTGTgttggatgatgatgaagaagtatATTATGGTTATAAGCTTCTCAACAGTTCAATTCTTTCAAAGCTGGCTTTAACTCAAGATGGGCTTCTGCAAAGCTACACCTGGAGTGATGAAAACCAAGGTTGGGTCCTTTATCTAACAGCACAGGTTGATATCTGTGACAGCTATGGACTATGTGGTCCAAATGGTGCATGCAGTGTTGAAAACTCCCCAGTATGTGGCTGCTTGGAAGGATTTACACCGAACTTTCGACAAGACCGGGACTTGGTGGATTGGTCATATGGCTGTGTGAGAAAGACTCCACCGAGTTGCAGTGGAGACATCTTTAAGAAGTACTCTGGGATGAAATTGCCAAATACAGAACAATCCTGGTATAACTCAAGTATGAACCTCAAGGAATGTGAGATGATGTGCATGAACAGCTTCTGCTCCTGCACTGCTTTTGCGAATTTGGATGTCCGGGATGGAGGAAGGGGGTGCTTGCTGTGGTTCAGCGACCTGATTGATATAAGATATTCCACTGGAAATGGGCAAGATGTTTACATAAGAATGGCTGCGTCAGAACTAGGTACGGAATTATCTTGCTGtttaaaacaaagtttgaaaggaaaagaaaaaaaaaacaaagtaaaatgaagaaagaaatcttCCAACAGTACATGTGCCTAAAGGCAGTGTAGAGTACAAAATAAAGCCAGAAAACTTTTGacacaataagaaaaatatttctttGGAATTGTCTCAGAAACAATCCAGTACCTAAGTTCTTCTTTATTGATCTCTGACTCCTCGAGTTTCTGCTTTCAAATACTTCATTCCTAGATCAAGGAAGCAATACAGACACCAATGCTAAAACCTCTAAATCCAATGTGAAAAAAGTGAGAATCATAGTAACCAGTACTGTGTTGTCTACTGTACTGCTGATCCTGGGGCTAACATTGCTATTATATGTGTGGAAGAAGCAGCACCAAAAATATGGTAagctatttaattttttactatTCTGCCCCTCCATCTTCTATGTAGGCTCAGTTCTATAGGGAATTTTTGCTGTTGCCCCTTTATTTTATAAGCTAGgtagttcagtttcagtttcagttCCAGGTTACATTATTTACTTCACTGAATACTTCACAGGAAAACCGAGGTCCAGCCAAAAGGAAGATATGGAATTACCATTATTTGACTTGGCTGCTGTTGTTCGTGCAACCAATAGCTTTTCAAACGACAGTAAACTTGGAGAAGGTGGTTTTGGATCAGTCTTCAAGGTAAAGTCATATGTAGTCCTCTCTACAGTGAGCTGGACAGTTTCCACACGTTTCGGCCAGGATCATGGATACAAGTAGTATATTGAACGTTTGCAAACTACAGAGTATGAATTTTGGTCATGATATGTGGCTGATGGATTTCAGGGTACACTGAAAGATGGACAAGAAATAGCTGCGAAAAGGCTCTCAAAACATTCTACACAAGGACTCAATGAGTTGAAGAATGAGGTTACACATATTGCCAAACTTCAGCACAGGAATCTAGTGAAGCTTTTAGGATGCTGCATTCAAGAAGATGAAATGATGCTGATCTACGAGTTCATGCCTAACAAAAGCTTagacttctttatttttggtttgacCACTCAAAAACCTTCTTCTTTAGTTCACTTCTTTGTTGGTTTGCAAGGTGTAGGGTGGGACTTTAACTATCTCTTTCTTGCAACATGCATTTTTATGCCCCTCTGCGTGCAGTGTGCACATAAGGAATTTGTTAGCTTGATGTACTTTGTTGGAATATTCCCTAACAATTTAAGCTTTTAGAGTAAAACAGTTGTATGACTGTTGACACAtcctttttgcttcttttttgagagttttttccttttcaattaGGATTTAGCTCAGAGAATAAAAACATGTCTTGTTGTGTGTTTGAGTATGATCAAAACTTGATTATGTTAGCATGATGGACATTTGAACATTGGTGAACTACGCTATTTTGCAgatcaaagaaaaagcatGATGCTAGATTGGCCCAAGCGCTTTGACATTATTAATGGAATTGCTCGGGGGCTCCTCTATCTTCATCAGGATTCTAGACTGAGAGTAATTCATAGAGATCTGAAAGCCAGTAACGTTTTATTAGACAGTGGatttaacccaaaaatctcAGACTTTGGCCTGGCAAGGAGTTTTgcagaaaatgaaacaaatgcaAAAACCAAGAAAGTGGTTGGAACATAGTAAGTATATATCACAAAAGAACTAATACGTACATATGGTATACTTATTTTGCTTATTAAATTAGTTCTTGATTGACTGGTTTGTAGTGGTTATATGTCCCCAGAATATGCAATTGATGGGTTCTACTCGACAAAATCTGACGTCTATAGCTTTGGTGTGTTGGTGCTAGAGATAGTGAGTGGGAAGAGAAACAGAGGATTCACTCATCCAGGCCACAGCCTCAACCTTCTTGGACATGTTAGTGTCAACTGTCATgcccaaaaaaatttactcactgcttgtttctgtttcttcttttaatcaaTCACAActgttttgaacttttgactAATTCTTTTAGGCATGGATGCTATGCACAGAAGGCAGGTCCATTGAAGTGCTTGATACATCAGTAGGGGACTCCAGTGATCCACATGAAGTTTTGAGATCAATTCATGTAGGTCTTTTATGTGTGCAGCGTAACCCGGCAGATAGACCGAGCATGCCAGCTGCAGTTGTAATGTTGAGTGGTGAGGGGTCATTGCCTCAACCTCAAAAACCTGGTTTTTATAGTGAAAGGGATCTCAATGAACTCGAAGTCGATCCTTCATCTAAAGCATTTTCAGCTAATGAAATCACTTTTACACTAATGGAGGCTCGATAAACGATATGTCATGTTGGTTTGTTAATCTGGTGCTTTTGAAGTCAGTTTGAAAAGTTAAATATACTTAAGAGATTCCCAACCCATGCGTTAGCAAATGCACCctctaattttttaattttttttttctttggagtTGGAGTTCACACTACAGAAACACAGATGCTGATACAAGAACTAATATAAAAGCTTAAATGAATTAGATTTTTCACTTGAGGTGGtgttataattttatttatttattttttctgttctttggTGGGTTGGTTTTGTGTTCCTAtgcaagaggaggaggagacaaaccattcatttttttttctctcagcAAACAAGAGGGCATGAGCAAATGTCAAAATCTATAACAGAAATGCAATATCCAAAGAATGAAAAGCAGTCCAACCAAGAAGAACCATCAATGGATGAATACTGAATGCATAAAGATTTATCAAGTCCCAAGAAGAACCAAACCAGAAATAAAAAGTCAGAATTTGAGATTGGGGCCTAAAAACCGAACCTTGTTGTTGGCAAGACCATAGAAACTCCATGATAGGACAGCTCCACCATGTCGTCAAtgcgaagagagaagagaataagGCGGAGTTCGGGAGGGAGGGATTGTCCTCGTTGGCGTTGGTATGGTGAGGTGAACTTGTCGTATATttaacgagtatagccgctcggctatactccttaGTGATCTACCTCACTGCCAGATTTGAgtaaattggaaaaaagaaatcaagttGGAAAGCATTTTCCATCAATTTTTAGATGTAAAAAGTGTTTTGGAAGACAGTGGTAGGAGGAGGACTTCGATCCACCAGGTCCCGCCGCCGATTGCTGAGATGGCATTTGACGACTCTTCTTGTGTCAgttcaaaatccaaaatttccACCTCACCAAGTTTTCGTTATCATCATCACATCATCAAATCAAATGTtccttgtaaattgtaattaaaaaagaacacCACTGTTCTCACATaacctctcttctcttctcttctcttctcttctctttccctctGTAAAACCCTAATCTTCCTTGCATTAAAATTTCTGGGTAggcttcttcaacattttcttTGAATAAGGTCagtctcctctctctctctctctctctctctctctctgtgtattCTTGGGCTTGTTTTGATAATTAGGAATTTGTCATGTTCTTAAACCATTTGGTTACATTACATGAAATAAAGGAAACAAATTTGTCCAGTTTTGTCACTTTTTGAAATGAATTGCTTCATGGGTACTATAATTGAAGCTAAAAATTGTTGGCAACTGGTTAAAAGTTTGAGGGAAAATAAGTTTCGAAACAAAAGCAACATTTCAACGGTTGGATAAATCTC belongs to Prunus persica cultivar Lovell chromosome G4, Prunus_persica_NCBIv2, whole genome shotgun sequence and includes:
- the LOC18778301 gene encoding G-type lectin S-receptor-like serine/threonine-protein kinase At4g27290 isoform X3, which codes for MAGKLKIQGRLLYNMWLHLLCSSLLLITTAIIVSTAEDTSTFQSIADGETVVSTGATFELGFFSAGASKSRYVAIWYKKIPVATIVWIANRDTPLTGSSGVLKVSSPGILVLVDQKNTTVWSSNTSSSAQNPVGKLLDSGNLVVIDGNDHNDTEKYLWQSFDYPGDTLLPGMKLGRNKITGFNWHLTPWKSPQDPSPGNYTYQLGPDGYHELIVREGSVIKYRTGPWNGIQFSGMHNLNSDHTNTYGFVLDDDEEVYYGYKLLNSSILSKLALTQDGLLQSYTWSDENQGWVLYLTAQVDICDSYGLCGPNGACSVENSPVCGCLEGFTPNFRQDRDLVDWSYGCVRKTPPSCSGDIFKKYSGMKLPNTEQSWYNSSMNLKECEMMCMNSFCSCTAFANLDVRDGGRGCLLWFSDLIDIRYSTGNGQDVYIRMAASELDQGSNTDTNAKTSKSNVKKVRIIVTSTVLSTVLLILGLTLLLYVWKKQHQKYGKPRSSQKEDMELPLFDLAAVVRATNSFSNDSKLGEGGFGSVFKGTLKDGQEIAAKRLSKHSTQGLNELKNEVTHIAKLQHRNLVKLLGCCIQEDEMMLIYEFMPNKSLDFFIFDQRKSMMLDWPKRFDIINGIARGLLYLHQDSRLRVIHRDLKASNVLLDSGFNPKISDFGLARSFAENETNAKTKKVVGT
- the LOC18778301 gene encoding G-type lectin S-receptor-like serine/threonine-protein kinase At4g27290 isoform X2 gives rise to the protein MAGKLKIQGRLLYNMWLHLLCSSLLLITTAIIVSTAEDTSTFQSIADGETVVSTGATFELGFFSAGASKSRYVAIWYKKIPVATIVWIANRDTPLTGSSGVLKVSSPGILVLVDQKNTTVWSSNTSSSAQNPVGKLLDSGNLVVIDGNDHNDTEKYLWQSFDYPGDTLLPGMKLGRNKITGFNWHLTPWKSPQDPSPGNYTYQLGPDGYHELIVREGSVIKYRTGPWNGIQFSGMHNLNSDHTNTYGFVLDDDEEVYYGYKLLNSSILSKLALTQDGLLQSYTWSDENQGWVLYLTAQVDICDSYGLCGPNGACSVENSPVCGCLEGFTPNFRQDRDLVDWSYGCVRKTPPSCSGDIFKKYSGMKLPNTEQSWYNSSMNLKECEMMCMNSFCSCTAFANLDVRDGGRGCLLWFSDLIDIRYSTGNGQDVYIRMAASELDQGSNTDTNAKTSKSNVKKVRIIVTSTVLSTVLLILGLTLLLYVWKKQHQKYGKPRSSQKEDMELPLFDLAAVVRATNSFSNDSKLGEGGFGSVFKGTLKDGQEIAAKRLSKHSTQGLNELKNEVTHIAKLQHRNLVKLLGCCIQEDEMMLIYEFMPNKSLDFFIFDQRKSMMLDWPKRFDIINGIARGLLYLHQDSRLRVIHRDLKASNVLLDSGFNPKISDFGLARSFAENETNAKTKKVVGTYGYMSPEYAIDGFYSTKSDVYSFGVLVLEIVSGKRNRGFTHPGHSLNLLGHKAGPLKCLIHQ
- the LOC18778301 gene encoding G-type lectin S-receptor-like serine/threonine-protein kinase At4g27290 isoform X1, which gives rise to MAGKLKIQGRLLYNMWLHLLCSSLLLITTAIIVSTAEDTSTFQSIADGETVVSTGATFELGFFSAGASKSRYVAIWYKKIPVATIVWIANRDTPLTGSSGVLKVSSPGILVLVDQKNTTVWSSNTSSSAQNPVGKLLDSGNLVVIDGNDHNDTEKYLWQSFDYPGDTLLPGMKLGRNKITGFNWHLTPWKSPQDPSPGNYTYQLGPDGYHELIVREGSVIKYRTGPWNGIQFSGMHNLNSDHTNTYGFVLDDDEEVYYGYKLLNSSILSKLALTQDGLLQSYTWSDENQGWVLYLTAQVDICDSYGLCGPNGACSVENSPVCGCLEGFTPNFRQDRDLVDWSYGCVRKTPPSCSGDIFKKYSGMKLPNTEQSWYNSSMNLKECEMMCMNSFCSCTAFANLDVRDGGRGCLLWFSDLIDIRYSTGNGQDVYIRMAASELDQGSNTDTNAKTSKSNVKKVRIIVTSTVLSTVLLILGLTLLLYVWKKQHQKYGKPRSSQKEDMELPLFDLAAVVRATNSFSNDSKLGEGGFGSVFKGTLKDGQEIAAKRLSKHSTQGLNELKNEVTHIAKLQHRNLVKLLGCCIQEDEMMLIYEFMPNKSLDFFIFDQRKSMMLDWPKRFDIINGIARGLLYLHQDSRLRVIHRDLKASNVLLDSGFNPKISDFGLARSFAENETNAKTKKVVGTYGYMSPEYAIDGFYSTKSDVYSFGVLVLEIVSGKRNRGFTHPGHSLNLLGHAWMLCTEGRSIEVLDTSVGDSSDPHEVLRSIHVGLLCVQRNPADRPSMPAAVVMLSGEGSLPQPQKPGFYSERDLNELEVDPSSKAFSANEITFTLMEAR